The Stigmatella aurantiaca DW4/3-1 genome contains the following window.
TGGTAGCGCGCCTGGATGTAGCCGGAGATGCGCAGCTTCTTGAGGGCGGACAGGTCGTTCTTCGTCTCCGTGTTTTGCTCCTCCAGGGCCTCCACGCGGTGCTCGTCCGCTGTCAGCCGCTCGTCGATGGAGGGCGATGCCTCCGGGACGGAGGGGGCGTTGGCGCGCGGGGGCGGGCGCTCCTGGGGCGTCGTCGCGGAGGGCTCCACCGCCTCGCGCGGCTCGGAGGCCGCGGGGGAGGGCAGGGGAGGCTGGGGGGTGGCGTCCTGGGCCAGGGCGGCGCCGGAGATCAAAAGGGAGAGGGCTGCGAGCAGTGAGCGCATAGGGGGGTATCGTCGTGTCCCGGTATCGAGAACGCGTGACCATCTACGGTGCGCATGTGGCTGTTCGAGGGCCCTTGTGTGACAAATGCGCAACGGCGGGCGGGCGGGCGGGATCCACGATGGGGAGGGAGGGGAGCAGTGGCCCGCGCACGGCCCACCGTCGGCGCGGATGGGCCGGTGAGGCGCTACTTTGTGAGCGCGTCCACCCGGAGGCTGAGGGAGGAGACGTTGCTGACGGCCTCGACCATCACGTAGGCCTTGTCCGCCACGGGGTCGACGATGGAGCAGACCGCGGGCAGCGTGGTGCTGTCCGCGGTGCAGTCCACCGCGCTGGGCACCGCGGGCGCGCTTCCCTGGCGCACGTAGAGCTTGAACTGGCCGCTCTGCCCGGCCGCCCGCGTGGCCGTGACTTGGAGCCGCTTCTTGCCCGCCGGCACGTCCACTTCGTACACGGTGCGCGACAGCTGGTTGAGGCCCGTCGTCACCGTCGTCGCGAGCGCGAGGGGGTTGCTCGGGAGAGGTGCATGGACGCTCCATGTTGTGTGGAGCACGCAGGGTAGGGGGCGCCAGACACCCCGGGTGTCACAGTCTCGTCAAGCATTTCCCCCTTGGAGGCGTGGACCAAGGAAGGACATGCAGTTTGATCGGTTTGTTCTTTGATGCCAGACGAGGCCTACAGCCCCGTGCCCTTCAGCAGCAGGCGTGCGTTCTCGTTGGGGAAGAATCCAGACGAGTAGATGTTCGCGTCCGTGACGAAGGCCCGGTCACCGAGGATGGCCAGCTTCGGTCCGGTGGTGGAGCGGATGAACAGCGGCACCGCCAGCTGCGTCTCCGGCCAGCGCACCATGCCGTCCGTGCCGAAGGACGTGTCCAGGTCGCCGTTGGTTTGGAGGCGGAAGAGCACGGGCTTCGCGTACACGTCCGCGAAGACGAGGATCTTCCCATCCGCCTGGATGCGCAGGCCGCTGACGTCCACCACGTCGAGCACGCCCGCCGGTGCGGTGAGCTCTCGCACGCCCGCGGGGCCGAAGGTGACGTCCGGCTTGCCGTCCGCCGTGTACGCCACGAGCTTGAGCACGCCGCGCAGTTCGCCGCCGACCTTCACGTCCTGCCGTGAGCCCGCGAGCAGCAGGCCGCCGTTGGGCCGCGCCACCAAGGCGTGGGCCTGTCCGCCTTCGCTCTTCGCGATACCGGAGGTGCCGAACGTCATGTCCTGGCTGCCGCTGGAGGTGATGCGCACGGCCGCGAAGTGGTCACCCCCGCCCAGCACGACGCTGGAGCCCTGGAGCACCATGCCCTGCACGGACTCCGCGTCCGTGTACGCGCCGCCCATCCAGCTGCCCGTCGGGCTGCCCGCGGACTTGAACGTCGTGTCGAGCGAGCCGTCCGCATTGTAGCGGATCAGCGCGAAGTCCTCGTCGAGCCCGTCGGACTTGGTCAGGAAGCCGCCGACGTAGAAGCGGCCGTCGGCCAGGGGCAGGATGCTGTGGACGGTGCCCACGAAGTTGACGCCGTTCTCCTCGCCGAAGTGCAGGCGCGAGCGGCCCGTCTTGTTGAAGCTGGTGTCCAACTGGCCGTCGGGCCTGAGCTTCACCACCGCGAAATCTCGCGAATCCGAAGCGCTGCCGCCCCGGGCGAAGCCCGCGACCAGGATGCTGCCATCCGCGAGCACCGCCACCGTGTCCGCGCGATCGTCCTGCTCACGCTGGCCGGAGAGGGGGCCCTTGGCGGGACCTTCGAAGTCGAGCACCACGGAGCCCTGCGTGCCGAACGACGTGTCCACCTCACCGGACGGAGTGTAGCGCCTTACGAGCAGGTCGACGCCCGTGGTGGCCAGGTTCGCCTCGGTGGAGCCCACCACGACGAGGCCGCCATTGGACACCGCGAGCGCCCGGCCCTCCTCGGCGGGGAGCTTCGTGCCGGCGTCGGGTGTTGTCCCCGCGTCTGGGGACGGATGGCCATCCGAAGGGCCGTCGTCCCCCCCGCAGGCCCCGCCGCCTATGAGCAGGGCTCCCGCCATCAGTACCGCCCACAAACCCTTGCGCACGCTGTGATTCATTCAAGAAGTCCCTTCCGGCCTGTCCGGTGCTGCCGCCGCACCGGGGTTACGCCGTCAGGGACATTTATTTCCGGCCGGGCAGGGGAGGGGGCCTCCGCTCCGGACCGCCTTCACGCCCTGCTGGGACAGGGAATCTGTAAGGCTCCTCAATCAAATATCCTTGCGATAAATCCACCAGCCCGGGAATGCGTATCAAAGCCCACTTCTAGGTGAATCCCGACACATGTGTCATTCGTGCTCCCCCTCAAGGGCGCCGGTGAAGAAGTCGATGAGTCCGAACGGTGCGCGGTCGCCGAGGCAGAGCCCTAGGAGCAGGTGCGCCTCCGCGGCGGCAGAAGCGCTGCGCGGGAACAGCGCCTCTTCGTAGGCGGTGAGTGCTGCTTCGATGTCGTCGGGGTGCGCGGCGATCGCCTTCCCGAGCTCGGCGCCGTCGAACATCGCCAAGTTCGCGCCCTCGCCGGACGGCGGCATCAGGTGCGCGGCATCACCGAGGAGCGTCACCCCGGGCACGCGGTCCCATCGGTGTCCATTCGGGAGTGCGTAGAGCATGCGCGGGATCGGTGCGGTTTCGCCGTCGGTGATCAGCGCGGTGAGTTCCGGAGCCCACCCGTCGAACTCGGCCGCGACCCGAGCAGTCGCGGCGGTGGCGTCGGTGAAGTCGATGCCGGCGACCCACTCGGCGGGTCGGTTCAGCTCGACGTACGTGTGAAGGACGCTCCCCGCCTCGCGGTGCGCGACGATCCCCTTTCCCGGGGCGAGCGCGAGCATCATGCCGCCGCCGACCGCTTCGGCCGCTGCGGAGTGCCGCTCGTCGGCGTCGTACAGATACGTCTCGATGAACGAGGTACCAACGTACTGGGGCTTCGCATCGGACAGCAGCGGCCTGATCTTCGACCAGGCGCCGTCGGCACCGACGAGGAGGCCAGTGGTCACGGTCGACCCATCGGCGAAGGTCAGCTCGTGTCGGCCGTCGCCGAGGGGCTGGACACCGGTGACCTTGCGCCCCCACTCGATCATCTCGCCGGGCAGGGAGTCGAGCAGGATCCGACGCAGGTCTCCGCGGAGCACCTCGGGGCGCCCACCCGTACCGTCATCGGGCTTTTCGAGCAGCACCGTGCCATGCTGGTCGAGCACGCGCGAAGCCTCGCCGCCCTCGCGGATGATCGCGTGGAACTCGTCGGTGAGGCCGGCTGCTTCGAGTGCGAACTGCCCGGTGTGCTCGTGGATGTCGAGCTGGCCGCCCTGCGTGCGGGCCTCCGCCGAGGGCTCCGCCTCGTAGATCGTTGCGGGGATGCCGTGGACGTGAAGGACGCGTGCGAGGGTGAGGCCGCCGAGGCCCGCACCGACGATCGTAACGGGTGTCGTCATCGTGTTCCTTTCAGAAGCTGGCTGGAACGGTGTTCCATGGGCCCAGATTGGAACAGTGTTCCAATTCTGTCAAGATGGTGCTCATGGCGACCAAGACGCAGCGGACCGAACGGCGCACGGACGCGCTCTCCAAGGAGCGAATCGTCGAGGCCGCGATCGAGATCCTCGACGCCGACGGTGAGAGCGCTCTGACCTTCCGCGCGCTCACGACGCGCCTGGCAACAGGGAGCGGGGCGATCTACTGGCACGTTGCCAACAAGAATGATCTGCTTGCGGCGACCACCAACGACGTCATCGCCCGTGTGATGACCGACGTGGCCAGTGGTGCGGAGCCACGGGAAGCGATCCGAGCCATTGCCCTCGGGGTGTTCGACGCGATCGACGCACACCCCTGGGTGGGCGCCCAGCTCTCCCGTGAGCCGTGGCAGTCCGCGATGCTGCAGATCTTCGAAAGCGTCGGCGGCCAGCTCCAAGCGCTCGGCGTCCCCGAACGAGCGCAATTCGCCTCTGCGTCCGCGCTCGTGAACTACATCCTCGGCGTCGCCGGACAGAACGCCGCGAACGCCCGCCTCCTCCCACGCGAGACGGATCGGACGGCTTTCCTCGCCACCGTTGCAGCACGATGGGCGCAGCACGACCCCGCGGAGTACCCGTTCGTGCATCAGGTGGCGACACAACTGAGCGAGCACGACGACCGCGAGCAATTCCTCGCCGGCATCGACCTCATCCTGGCCGGCATCGGAACCATCGATCCTGGTAGTTCTTGAGCGCGAATGGCAGCGTCAGCGCTCCGAAATCCGGAATGCCGCCTGTGGGGGCGGTCTCACCCTCGTCCGTCGGTTCGTCAGGCTGAGCGTTCTGTTCCAGCGCAATGTCCTGATTGCGAATCACGTAGGCGCGCAGGCCGTCCTCGTACGCGGCTATCCCACCAACCAGATCATCCTTGTGCGTGGCGAGCTCACCGGCCAGAACGTAGGCGCCGACCATCGCGACCGTGGTGCCCTGACCCGTCCCCAGAGAGACGGCGTAGCCAGCATCGCCGACCAACACGATCCGCCCGCGTGACCAACTGTTCATGCGGACCTGACTCAGCGAGTAGAAGTGGAAGTCAGTCGCGCGCAGCATGTGTTCCACGATCTGCGGAATCACCCAGCCCGCGCCGGCGACGCGATCGGCCAGCAACCGTTTCTGCGCGTCGATGTCGCGGAAGCCGTAGTCGATCCCTTTCGGAGCGCTGAAGCCGAGATACGTCCTCGCGCTGACATCCTTTCGCAGGCCCATGACCAGCGCGCCGACAGAGTCAGGCTGCTGGTACATGACTTGCCAGCGCTCGAGACCGAGGAAGTTCGGCATGCCGAACGTCGCGACGTACAGGTCACCGAAAGCGCGCAGGAACTGCTCATCGGGGCCGAAGGCAATCCGCCGCACCCGCGAATACAATCCGTCGGCGCCAATCACGAGTTCGAACCGGCGAGGCGCGGCTGTGACGAACGTGACGTCGACGCCCGACTCGTCCTGGGTCAGCGACGCAATGGAATCGCCGAAGATGTACTCGACCTGGTCGCCCACGGCTTCGTGAAGCACGTGACAGAGGTCGTCGCGCATGATCTCGACATCGGCACTGTCGAGCCGGCCGCCCGTCAAGGTGCTCTCCGTGCTCCGGAAGATTTCCTGACCGTCCGAGTCGACCACGGCCATTCCCGTCAGCTTCGTGCTTCGATCACGCATCGTGCCGAGGATGGCCATCCGCTCCGCGACCTCGAGGGCCGGACCGCGCACATCGAGCGCATGACCGCCTGGACGCAGATGCGGCGCACGCTCGACCATCGTGACCGCGAAGCCGTAGCGAACAAGCCAATAGGCGATAGTGAGACCGGAAATGCTGGCGCCGGAGACCAGCACCCGGGTGTCGGTACGCTTCGGGGCCGTGGAGTTCATGGGAGGCCACGGTACGTTTCTCGAACCAAGCCGTCCAAGACATTGATTGTACTGCTATGATGCCTCTAGGGTCACGGTCCTGAGCCCATGGAACTCCGGCACCTGCGCTACTTCGTGACGATCGCCGAGGAGCAGAACTTCCGTCGAGCCGCCACCAGGCTCCACGTTTCGCAGTCTCCGCTGAGCCGGCAGATGAAGGACCTCGAGGAGGAGATGGGTGTTGAACTCTTCGCGCCCGAGGGGCGCGGAATCAAGCTCACGGCCGCTGGGAAGGTCTTCGCGGAGAGAGCCAGGAGCATCCTCGCGAGCGTCGACACGGCCGTCGACGAAGCCAAGGGAATCGCCGAAGGCAGGCTCGGTACCGTGGTCATCGGCTTTGAAACGGGAACGACCTTCATGGGTGCGTTGTTGTCCCTCGTCGCGGCGTTTCGCCGGCGAACGCCTCGTGTCGGCCTGCAGCTCGTCCCCATGAGCAGCCTCGAGCAGTGGATGGCGCTGCGGCAGGGGACGATTACCGTCGGCTACGGTGCCTACGCGCCCAGTGACGACGCCCTGGGCCACCTGGAGATGAGCCGTGACCGACTCGGGCTGCTTCTCTCCCCTGAGCATCGACTCGCACGGCTCGAGAAGATCCGGCTTCGAGACCTCGAGAGCGAGCGCGTGCTCCTCCAGCCACGTCAGCTCTATCCACGGCTCCACGCGGACATCATCACGGCGGCGTGCACACAGGGCGTGACGCTGCACGTGACGGCGGAGGTGCTCGACTTGGAGGCGCTCCTGGCGCTGGTCGTGATCGGCGACGCGATCACCTTCCTCACGGAGAAGTTCTGGGAACCAGCTTCGCAGGCCTCGTTGCTGTGGCGGCCCGTCGAAGACCTCCACATCAATCTGAGCGAGTTCGTCACATGGCGCGCGGAGGATGCCGACGCGCCCGTAGTGCGCGCGCTGATCGAGAGCGCACGAGAAGTGAGCCCGATCCTGCAAGGCGCTGCAGACCGCACGTGCTCCTCCAAGGCCGCCAAGCGAAAACGTCGCAGCAAGCGCTGAGCGTCTCAACGGGCGAGCACGAGAACACCGTGTGTTCCCTTCGCGTGCGGTTGGCCGCGCGACCTGAACCAGTGCCTCAGGCGCGTGGCTCGCCTCTTGCGGCTTCGGCTCTCGTCCGGCACCCCACCGACCTGCCATGCGCGGGGCGCCCAGTTCAGCCTGAGCTGTGGGTGTGCCGCCTTTACTGCCCTTCACCGAGGACCGTGGGTGAGCCTCTTCCCGCTGGCGGGCCTGCTCACCGTGGGGGAGTGATCGATCCGCTTCCCGGCCAGGCATCACATCATCCGGTCGAACGCCGTTTCCGTAAGACTGCCCGGCATGGCACTCCCAGAGCGGCCTTGGCGGCGCTTCGGGGGGACCCCACGCTCCTACGCCTGCGAGCAGCAGTCCCCAGTGGACACCGGACGCGCCGAGCGCTGTCGCGTCCGGCGCGTCCGGGAACTGGATGCGGTGGTGTGGAGGGCCTTCTTAGAAAGAGGATCCGTTCGCGCGCTTGCCAGCCGAGGCCGAGAGAGGCGAGAGCGTGTTGTGCAGCACGAAGCTGCCCACCGGCTGGGCATCTGGGCTGTGGTTCATCGACACTCCATCGGCCGCGGCCAATGCGCTGGAATAGGTGAAGGTGTCGATGACGGTGCCAGCGGCGTTCTTCACGGTGACCGTATCGCCGGTGTTGCCCAGGCTGAGGCTGCCGGTGGTGGCGGCCACGGCATTGGACGTGCAGGAGCACAACGGTATGCCAGAGGCCGCACCGAACACCACCAGGGCCTTGCCCGGAGCAAGCACGGTGCCGGAAGCAAACGTGTGGCGCACCGCCGTGGCGTCCCAGAGGACCCAGCCGCTGAGATCCATGGCCGTGCTGCCCACGTTGACCAACTCGACGAACTCGCCCGCGGTGGCCGAGCCGGGCTCGTTGGCGAGGATCTCATTGAGGATGACACGCCCGGAGGTCACGGTGAACTTGGCGTTGCTGGTATCCATGAGGTTGCTGTTCTGGGCGTCCGCGATGCGCACGAGGGCGTTCGAAGAAGTCGAGGCAGGCAGCGTCCAGGCATAAGAACCCAGGCCGGCCGGCACGTTGGCGGCGATGAGCGTCCAGGTGGCGCCGTTGTCGAACGAATACCGGAGATTCACCTGACTCACCCTGGAGGACGTCCAGGTGATGTTCCGGACGGAGCCCGTGGACCATTGCTCGCCGCCGTTGGGGGAGGTGACGGTCAGCGCCGCGGGATTCTCCTCCACGCAGCTGATGCCATCCCCCGTGTAGCCGGAGTTGCAGGCGCACGTGCGCGAGCCGGGGAGGTTCGTGCAGGTCGCGTTCACATTGCACCCGCCGTTGTTCACCATACACTCGTTGGTGTCGCTGATGACAAACTCCTGGCTGAGGGAAGCGGAGAACGTCTGGGCCGGCAGCGGCGCCATCAGGTACGCGGGGGTGTACGGCTCGAGCTGCATCGAGGAGTAGGTGCCTGGAAACATGCGTACCTGGAAGCGGCCGTCGGCCCCAGACAGGGGAGACAGCGCATTCCAGCCATTGTCGCGATACATCGAACCCCACAGGCGCACGTTGGCCACCGGCTGGCCGCTGCTGTTGACGACCCGGCCGTTGAGCTGGATGTCCTGGGCCGTTAGGTTGAGGGTGGACGGGGTGCTGAAGGGCTGGGAGAACAGCAGGGTCTTCGAGCCAGTGAAGCTGGGTGAGGCGAACTCGATGCCGACGCTGTAGGTGCCAGGGATCAACTGCAGCGAGTACATCCCGGCTGCATCCGTGGTGGCCTGATACGTGGCGGTGGGGCTCGAGGGCTCCTTGGCATAGACGCTCACTCCCGCCGCGATGCTGCCATCGGAGAACTTCACTTGCCCAGAGAGGCTGATGACACTGCCCAGGACGAAGTCCTGCGTGGTGTTGCCCGAGAACGTCTGATTGGGCAGAGGCGTGACAGCGTAGGGGCTCCCCGGGGGAGGCTCCAGTTTCATCGAGAGGTAGGTGGCTGGAAGCATGCGTACCTGGAAGCGGCCGTCGGCTCCAGACACGGGAGACAGCCCATTCCAGCCGTTGTTGCGATGCACCCCGCCCCGCAGGTACACGTTGGCCACCGGCTGGCCGCTGTTGTTGACGACCCGGCCGTTGAGCTGGATGTCCTGGGTCGTCAGATCGAGTGTGCTGCTGGTGCTGAAGGCCCGGGAGGAAACCACGAGCGCCGTGCCGGTGAAGCCGGGTGAGGTGAACTCGACGCCGACGCTGTAGGTACCAGGGATGAACTGCAGCGAGTACATCCCGGCTGCATCCGTGGTCGCCCGGTACGTGGCGCTGCCCGAGGATGTTCTGGCATAAACGGCCGCTCCCGCCGCGATGCTACCATCGGAGAACTTCACCTGCCCGGAGAGGTTAATGACACTGCCCAGGACGAAGTCCTGCGTGGTGTTGCTCGAGAACGCCTGATTCGGAAGAGGCGTAATGACATAGGGGCCACCCGTGGGAGGCTCCAACTGCATCGAGGAGTAGTCGCCAGGAAGCATGCGCACCTGGAAGCGGCCGTCGGCTCCAGACACGGGAGACACCTCACGATCCGAGTCGTAGCCGCCACTCACTGCCTCGCCCCACAGGCGCACGTTGGCCACCGGCTGGCCGCTGCTGTTGACGACCCGGCCATTGAGCTGGATGTCATGGGCCGTCAGATTGAGCGTGGTGGGAGTGCTGATGGACTGGGCGGAGACCAGGGTCTCCATGCCACTGAAGTTGTGGAAGGCGAAGTCGACGCCGACGTTGTAGGTGCCTGGAATCAGCTGCAGCGAGTACATCCCGGCTGCGTCCGCAGTGGTCCGATACGCGAGGGTGCTCGATGGCACCCTGGCATAAACGGTCACTCCCGACGCGATGCTGCCATCGGAGAACTTCACCTGCCCGCTCAGGGCAGCTTGCGCCCAGGCGGCGCCAGGGAGTGACACCAACACCATGGCCACGAGGGCCGTCTGACAAAGGAGAGCGTGTACAGGCATGGGGACCTTGTCGTTGAAGGGCTGCAGGGAAGGGCTTGCTTCGGCACTCCGGCTTCTCGTTGAAACCGTGAGTTGCATGTTATTAGACCAGGTAGGTCTGACATTTCACTGGGGTAGCCGAAGGGCGGGGTAAGCCCTGCCCTTGTTCTGTAGGTGCAGAAGGGGCCGAGGAGGGCTGTTGACAGGTGCCGCCGAGCGGTGCGCCAGGCCGGTGCTCAGGCCGTGCAGCCCTCTTTGGGCACGCGCCCGCTCAGGCCGGGCACCCCTCAGGGGTGAGGCAGGGGGCTTGGGCATGTGGGCC
Protein-coding sequences here:
- a CDS encoding FAD-dependent oxidoreductase; translation: MTTPVTIVGAGLGGLTLARVLHVHGIPATIYEAEPSAEARTQGGQLDIHEHTGQFALEAAGLTDEFHAIIREGGEASRVLDQHGTVLLEKPDDGTGGRPEVLRGDLRRILLDSLPGEMIEWGRKVTGVQPLGDGRHELTFADGSTVTTGLLVGADGAWSKIRPLLSDAKPQYVGTSFIETYLYDADERHSAAAEAVGGGMMLALAPGKGIVAHREAGSVLHTYVELNRPAEWVAGIDFTDATAATARVAAEFDGWAPELTALITDGETAPIPRMLYALPNGHRWDRVPGVTLLGDAAHLMPPSGEGANLAMFDGAELGKAIAAHPDDIEAALTAYEEALFPRSASAAAEAHLLLGLCLGDRAPFGLIDFFTGALEGEHE
- a CDS encoding pre-peptidase C-terminal domain-containing protein, giving the protein MLHTTWSVHAPLPSNPLALATTVTTGLNQLSRTVYEVDVPAGKKRLQVTATRAAGQSGQFKLYVRQGSAPAVPSAVDCTADSTTLPAVCSIVDPVADKAYVMVEAVSNVSSLSLRVDALTK
- a CDS encoding LysR family transcriptional regulator, producing MELRHLRYFVTIAEEQNFRRAATRLHVSQSPLSRQMKDLEEEMGVELFAPEGRGIKLTAAGKVFAERARSILASVDTAVDEAKGIAEGRLGTVVIGFETGTTFMGALLSLVAAFRRRTPRVGLQLVPMSSLEQWMALRQGTITVGYGAYAPSDDALGHLEMSRDRLGLLLSPEHRLARLEKIRLRDLESERVLLQPRQLYPRLHADIITAACTQGVTLHVTAEVLDLEALLALVVIGDAITFLTEKFWEPASQASLLWRPVEDLHINLSEFVTWRAEDADAPVVRALIESAREVSPILQGAADRTCSSKAAKRKRRSKR
- a CDS encoding lamin tail domain-containing protein, producing MPVHALLCQTALVAMVLVSLPGAAWAQAALSGQVKFSDGSIASGVTVYARVPSSTLAYRTTADAAGMYSLQLIPGTYNVGVDFAFHNFSGMETLVSAQSISTPTTLNLTAHDIQLNGRVVNSSGQPVANVRLWGEAVSGGYDSDREVSPVSGADGRFQVRMLPGDYSSMQLEPPTGGPYVITPLPNQAFSSNTTQDFVLGSVINLSGQVKFSDGSIAAGAAVYARTSSGSATYRATTDAAGMYSLQFIPGTYSVGVEFTSPGFTGTALVVSSRAFSTSSTLDLTTQDIQLNGRVVNNSGQPVANVYLRGGVHRNNGWNGLSPVSGADGRFQVRMLPATYLSMKLEPPPGSPYAVTPLPNQTFSGNTTQDFVLGSVISLSGQVKFSDGSIAAGVSVYAKEPSSPTATYQATTDAAGMYSLQLIPGTYSVGIEFASPSFTGSKTLLFSQPFSTPSTLNLTAQDIQLNGRVVNSSGQPVANVRLWGSMYRDNGWNALSPLSGADGRFQVRMFPGTYSSMQLEPYTPAYLMAPLPAQTFSASLSQEFVISDTNECMVNNGGCNVNATCTNLPGSRTCACNSGYTGDGISCVEENPAALTVTSPNGGEQWSTGSVRNITWTSSRVSQVNLRYSFDNGATWTLIAANVPAGLGSYAWTLPASTSSNALVRIADAQNSNLMDTSNAKFTVTSGRVILNEILANEPGSATAGEFVELVNVGSTAMDLSGWVLWDATAVRHTFASGTVLAPGKALVVFGAASGIPLCSCTSNAVAATTGSLSLGNTGDTVTVKNAAGTVIDTFTYSSALAAADGVSMNHSPDAQPVGSFVLHNTLSPLSASAGKRANGSSF
- a CDS encoding FAD-dependent monooxygenase codes for the protein MNSTAPKRTDTRVLVSGASISGLTIAYWLVRYGFAVTMVERAPHLRPGGHALDVRGPALEVAERMAILGTMRDRSTKLTGMAVVDSDGQEIFRSTESTLTGGRLDSADVEIMRDDLCHVLHEAVGDQVEYIFGDSIASLTQDESGVDVTFVTAAPRRFELVIGADGLYSRVRRIAFGPDEQFLRAFGDLYVATFGMPNFLGLERWQVMYQQPDSVGALVMGLRKDVSARTYLGFSAPKGIDYGFRDIDAQKRLLADRVAGAGWVIPQIVEHMLRATDFHFYSLSQVRMNSWSRGRIVLVGDAGYAVSLGTGQGTTVAMVGAYVLAGELATHKDDLVGGIAAYEDGLRAYVIRNQDIALEQNAQPDEPTDEGETAPTGGIPDFGALTLPFALKNYQDRWFRCRPG
- a CDS encoding TetR/AcrR family transcriptional regulator, coding for MATKTQRTERRTDALSKERIVEAAIEILDADGESALTFRALTTRLATGSGAIYWHVANKNDLLAATTNDVIARVMTDVASGAEPREAIRAIALGVFDAIDAHPWVGAQLSREPWQSAMLQIFESVGGQLQALGVPERAQFASASALVNYILGVAGQNAANARLLPRETDRTAFLATVAARWAQHDPAEYPFVHQVATQLSEHDDREQFLAGIDLILAGIGTIDPGSS